In Stomoxys calcitrans chromosome 2, idStoCalc2.1, whole genome shotgun sequence, the following proteins share a genomic window:
- the LOC106089131 gene encoding V-type proton ATPase subunit D-like, translated as MSGRDILPITPSRANLVLMKQRIATATNGLNLLKRKRDAMELHLRKILSELKTNQDRVQNVMTEAMFSMAKAKFLAIDLRTASIEQPTRANAFVNLRNQKIVGMNVPSLELMLQPVTSLPLTGLAGGGQQVEVVRTKFQEALKILISLASLEYNANVLREAVKLNNRRVNGLEYVVLPRYHNTLAYIRDELDELEREDFFRLKWSQAKQLQKKSQLAREKEQQSPSQLSLPAVVMDFSDFNIQTHDIKQMGLKGDPSVAVTRKTVVSVSGNKVVLLPEDNIKPVVLGSGKKNATPKPRGEGKSKIKTKSVVTASPSSSEASLS; from the coding sequence ATGTCAGGCCGAGATATACTTCCCATCACTCCCTCGCGAGCCAATTTGGTGCTCATGAAGCAACGCATTGCAACTGCCACCAACGGCCTGAATCTCCTGAAGCGCAAGCGCGATGCCATGGAACTTCATTTGAGAAAAATCCTAAGTGAACTGAAAACCAATCAAGATCGAGTACAAAATGTTATGACAGAGGCCATGTTCTCCATGGCTAAGGCCAAATTTCTGGCCATCGATTTAAGAACGGCCAGCATAGAACAACCCACCCGAGCCAATGCATTTGTTAATTTAAGGAACCAAAAAATTGTGGGTATGAATGTGCCCAGCCTGGAATTGATGCTACAACCAGTCACCTCTCTACCCCTAACGGGTCTCGCAGGAGGTGGCCAACAAGTCGAGGTGGTAAGGACTAAATTTCAAGAAGCCCTCAAGATTTTAATCTCTCTCGCCTCTCTGGAATACAATGCCAATGTTTTGCGAGAGGCCGTTAAGCTTAACAATCGCCGTGTTAATGGCCTGGAATATGTGGTCTTGCCGCGTTATCACAACACTTTGGCTTATATACGAGACGAGTTGGATGAGTTGGAAAGGGAGGATTTCTTTCGTCTCAAGTGGTCACAGGCCAAGCAATTGCAAAAGAAATCGCAATTGGCCCGGGAAAAAGAGCAGCAAAGTCCGAGTCAACTTTCATTGCCTGCCGTGGTTATGGACTTTTCCGATTTTAATATACAGACCCATGATATCAAGCAAATGGGTTTGAAAGGTGATCCCTCAGTGGCTGTTACCCGCAAGACCGTGGTGAGTGTGAGCGGCAACAAAGTGGTTTTGCTGCCAGAGGATAACATCAAACCTGTGGTTTTGGGCAGTGGCAAAAAGAATGCAACACCCAAGCCTAGAGGTGAGGGGAAATCCAAAATTAAAACGAAAAGTGTTGTCACGGCCTCTCCATCATCGTCAGAAGCCTCATTGTCCTAG